One Candidatus Poribacteria bacterium genomic window, TTTATCCCTCGGCTCTACATCATAAGCAGTACTGATGAGTTCTATATTATCTATCGCCCACCACCAATCATTCTGTGCGTCAATGACCCCGAAACTAATGACCATCTCAGCGGCACCTGCGGGATTGTCGATCGGGATTTCTAACGTTTCGTTTATCTGTTCTCCGTCGTTTATTTTCTCTTCCTTTAGTTTAAGGGTAGGAATCGTAACGAGCGTATGCGCACCTGCGTCAATACCAACGCTTTGAAAGAATAAGATACGTTCTTCGGCATCGCCATCAAAGCTGACTGTTATCTCTCCGTTTTGCGTATCTTCGGGCCGCCAGCTCGAATCCAAGGTTAAGATGAGCGATCCCTCTGCCGCACCCTTGATTTTAATGGGTGGTGTAATTAGGTGACCATTCCAACGACTGATAGCATCAGGATTGCCATTCCCCTCCCAATCGTCCCACTCATCAGGGTCAGAAACCGCGCCTTTCCCTACGCCCTTGCCGTCATTGTGTACGCCTGTGAACTCACTACGCCTCTGGTCTTCCGCTGTTCGTGTCCACCACTCAAGATCGACGATTGCCCAAGTTCTCCACTCGGGCATGCCGAGGTCATCTGGATTCTCGTTTGTAATTTCCCAACCCTCAGGCGGCGTACCTGACCAAACATCTTTATCTTTAATCTGTTCCATTATACTTGCTTGGAGTGTGACACCCTCAAAATCCTCTTCAAAAAGGACAGTATCAGCTGCCCACCCCGTTGCTGTTGAAAAAGAAAAGATTGTTATGAGAATCGCGTGCGCGATCCTATCGATAATGCTGCTATTCATGGTAATCCTCCTAAAAAGTTACTGCGTATCCATCCGTTCTGGGATCAGAACCGCCGATGAGCGCGCCAGATTCAGGATGCACCATGATCGCCTGTGCGCTTCCTGGACCGCCCCAATCGCCGAGGATTTGGAGTTCATGTCCTCGCTTCGCCAAACCGTCCTTCGTATCCCTCTGAAATCGGTTTTCTAACTGGAGATCATTAGAGCAGGTGTGCGGAATAGTGGATTCCATGGGATTCTGGAGACTGCGCCAGCGCGGTGCAGAAACGGCTTCTTGTGGTGTCATTCCGAAATCAATTATATGGGTAACGAGTTGTAGGTTCGTTTGAACCTGTGTATCGGCACCGGGTGTGCCACACGCGATGAAGGGCTGCCCGTCCTTTGTGACGATGACAGGGTTCATTGTGTGACGGACGCGTTTGCCCGGCATCAGACAGTTCGGGTGTCCTTCCTCTAAGTGCCAATAGGTCATCCGATTGTTCAAGAGCACACCGGTGTCCCCTGCAACCAGAGCAGAACCGAACCCTGATTGGATGCTCTGTAATATACAGACAAGATTTCCGGCACGGTCGGCGGTGCAGAAGCAGGTCGTATCCTCGTGTGACTCTGGACCACCAGCAGGGACATCTATAGCTGCCTTCTCTAAATCAATCTGTTCGGCGCGTTCAGCAGCGTAGGATTTCGATAACATGCCGTCTAAAGGAATATCAACCCAATTCGGATCCGCCATATATTTTTCGCGATCGGCGAAGGCGAGTTTCTTGGCTTCAACCATTAGGTGGACACTTTCAGGCGTATTACAGCCCAAGGTCGGCAAGTCAAAGCGTTCAACCATATTCAACTCTTGAAGTAAGATATGACCACTCGAATTCGGGGGCATCTCATAGACTTCATACCCTCGGTAGTTGACGTGTATCGGCTCATCCCAGTGTGCGTGATAGTCAGCGAGATCCTCTGTCGTCAAGAGTCCGTCATGAGCACGGCTGAACTCACCGATAGCCTGTGCAATTTCACCTTTGTAGAATATATCTCTTCCGTGTTCAGCAATCTTTCGGAGGGTTTTACCGAGATTGGGGTTTGAGATAAATTGGCCGGCGGGGATGGGTTCACCCTCGTTTGTAAAGATAGCGCGGCTGTCCGGTTCAGCGGCGAAACGTGGATTTTCGCCCTTAAGACCGCCAGCGAGTCTGTGGCTCACAGGAAATCCTTCCTCACAGAGGGCAATTGCGGGTGCGAAAACATCTTCTAACTTGAGGGCACCATAGCGTTCGTGTGCGAGGAGCCATGCGTCAACGATTCCCGGGACCGAAACACTGCGTATGCCTTTCATCGGGATTCCACCGTCTTTAAGATAGGTTTCGCGGGTTGCGGCGCGCGGTGCGGGTCCAGTGCCGTTTACGGCTTCGACCTTCCCAGTCTCCGCCCAATAGATGAGGATAAACCCGTCGCCTCCAAGCCCAGAACCAGCAGGCTCAACCATACCAAGGGCTACAGCCGTTGCGATGGCTGCGTCAACGGCGTTGCCACCTGCCATCATTGTCTGAATACCTGCCTGCGAGGCGAGTACGTGCCCAGATGTAACCATGCCATTTCTGCCCATGACAGAGGGACGAAATGCTGAACCGTGTGGAGATTGCATTTTTTTAATTTTCCTTTTTTCGTTAGCCGAGCATCTTCTTAGCAAATGCCTCAACATCAACGCGTTCCTGGGTCCGTGCAGATTCGTTGCAAGCCTCCATCAGCATCCATGTACCGAGGGTTGTCTCCTGCATCCACGCACGATCTGTGCCGGCTGTAATCGCTTGTGCAAAGGCATCAAATTGGAGTCGATCGTCCTCTATAAGCCCTGAATGTAAATCTTGAAGGGTCAAATCCTCAAGGGTCTCGCCAAGTCGGAAAAGTTGTAGGTGTCCTGCATCGCGGCGGAGATCTCCGTCTTCCCCGTGAAAACTCCAGTGCCCACTCCAACCGAAGGGCGATGCGTGTGCTGCCCGGGTCCCCGCATAAGAGAAAGGCGCGCCGTTTGCATATTCCATAAGGGCGTTGCCGCCCGCGGTCCCCCACGCCTCAATTTGTCCGAGTGCGGGATCCCGACGGTTATGGATATGTGCGGTGACATACTTCGGTAGCCCTTTGGCTGCGACGAGTTGGTCGAGTTGGTGGCTGCAACCAGCATGAAAGAAGAGTCCATCTACATAGGCATCGGGTTGTCGAGAATCGGGTCCAGTGTAGAGGTTTTGGCGAATCCAGAACCGACACTCACCCG contains:
- the ggt gene encoding gamma-glutamyltransferase, which codes for MQSPHGSAFRPSVMGRNGMVTSGHVLASQAGIQTMMAGGNAVDAAIATAVALGMVEPAGSGLGGDGFILIYWAETGKVEAVNGTGPAPRAATRETYLKDGGIPMKGIRSVSVPGIVDAWLLAHERYGALKLEDVFAPAIALCEEGFPVSHRLAGGLKGENPRFAAEPDSRAIFTNEGEPIPAGQFISNPNLGKTLRKIAEHGRDIFYKGEIAQAIGEFSRAHDGLLTTEDLADYHAHWDEPIHVNYRGYEVYEMPPNSSGHILLQELNMVERFDLPTLGCNTPESVHLMVEAKKLAFADREKYMADPNWVDIPLDGMLSKSYAAERAEQIDLEKAAIDVPAGGPESHEDTTCFCTADRAGNLVCILQSIQSGFGSALVAGDTGVLLNNRMTYWHLEEGHPNCLMPGKRVRHTMNPVIVTKDGQPFIACGTPGADTQVQTNLQLVTHIIDFGMTPQEAVSAPRWRSLQNPMESTIPHTCSNDLQLENRFQRDTKDGLAKRGHELQILGDWGGPGSAQAIMVHPESGALIGGSDPRTDGYAVTF
- a CDS encoding Gfo/Idh/MocA family oxidoreductase; translation: MPIPTIHVGCTHFAHGRLQAQVNSHGLEPVACVDINLEAARNGVSSINGAPEGLTERIYTTIAEAKEKHDAQACLIYASTTVHAKLIVESLNLGMHTLCVKPIATTQLEFHEIIQAHKANPGLMLVQGQNKRWNPAAAKMREWLREDRGVGEMLAGECRFWIRQNLYTGPDSRQPDAYVDGLFFHAGCSHQLDQLVAAKGLPKYVTAHIHNRRDPALGQIEAWGTAGGNALMEYANGAPFSYAGTRAAHASPFGWSGHWSFHGEDGDLRRDAGHLQLFRLGETLEDLTLQDLHSGLIEDDRLQFDAFAQAITAGTDRAWMQETTLGTWMLMEACNESARTQERVDVEAFAKKMLG